A stretch of the Acanthochromis polyacanthus isolate Apoly-LR-REF ecotype Palm Island chromosome 22, KAUST_Apoly_ChrSc, whole genome shotgun sequence genome encodes the following:
- the LOC127532191 gene encoding tripartite motif-containing protein 16-like — MFYSNRCFYNVTGDHRQLTGSNWFISTHFPESCCSDEKMAQKGAQLSLENISCSICLDPLKDPVTLSCGHSYCMVCIKAHWDGEDQSRIYSCPQCRKTFTPRPNLEKNVLLAELVEQLKKTGLQAAAADHCYAGAEDVSCDFCTGRKMKAVKSCLVCLASYCRNHLQPHYVSPAFKKHHLVEPSKNLQNICPCHDRVMEIFCRTDQELVCHLCSVDEHEGHDTVSAAVVRTERKLQMSRLNIQQRIQRRKEDVKLLQQQVKNINVSADKTVEDNEKMFTEMIQLIQKRSRDVEQQIRSMQETEVSRVKELQEKLKQEITDLKRKDAELKQILDTRDNDQFLLNYPSESEVGESTHPSSINTSIQEDFKDMTAAVKKLRDHLQDVLRGTCTNTSPTVPQPDVLLPQPEPELKTRAELLQYLRQITLDPNTAHKCLLLSEGNSKVAVMDQRQSYPDHPDRFTDCYQVLSRESLTGRCYWEVEWRGGFIAAVSYKNISRTGSLNDCDFGYNDKSWSVQCDTNSYSFCYNNSRTFISGPPSSRVGVYLDHSAGILSFYSVSETVTLLHRVQTTFSQPLHAGVRLYIRGSTAKFIDYCKL, encoded by the coding sequence ATGTTTTACAGTAACAGGTGTTTTTACAATGTGACAGGTGACCACAGACAGCTGACTGGGTCTAACTGGTTTATATCGACTCACTTCCCTGAAAGCTGCTGCTCAGATGAGAAAATGGCTCAGAAAGGAGCTCAACTTTCTTTAGAGAATATTTCTTGTTCCATCTGTCTGGATCCACTGAAGGATCCGGTGACTCTTTCCTGTGGACACAGCTACTGCATGGTCTGTATTAAAGCCCACTGGGATGGAGAGGACCAGAGCAGAATCTACAGCTGCCCTCAGTGCAGGAAGACCTTCACACCGAGGCCTAACCTGGAGAAAAACGTCCTGTTGGCAGAGTTAGTGGAGCAGCTGAAGAAGACCGgactccaagctgctgctgctgatcactgCTATGCTGGAGCTGAAGATGTGTCCTGTGATTTCTGCACTGGGAGGAAGATGAAGGCTGTCAAGTCCTGTTTAGTCTGTCTGGCCTCCTACTGTAGGAATCACCTTCAGCCTCACTATGTGTCTCCAGCGTTTAAGAAGCACCATCTGGTGGAACCCTCCAAGAACCTCCAGAACATCTGCCCTTGTCATGACAGGGTGATGGAGATTTTCTGTCGTACTGATCAAGAGTTGGTCTGCCATCTCTGCTCTGTAGACGAACATGAAGGTCACGACACGGTTTCAGCTGCAGTAGTAAGGACCGAGAGGAAGCTTCAGATGAGTCGACTAAACatccagcagagaatccagAGAAGAAAGGAAGATGTGAAGCTGCTCCAACAGCAGGTGAAGAACATCAACGTCTCTGCTGATAAAACAGTGGAGGACAATGAGAAAATGTTCACAGAGATGATCCAACTCATCCAGAAAAGAAGCCGagatgtggagcagcagatcagatccATGCAGGAGACTGAAGTGAGTCGAGTCAAAGAGCTTCAGGAGAAGCTGAAGCAGGAGATCACTGATCTGAAGAGGAAAGATGCTGAGCTGAAGCAGATCTTAGATACACGAGATAACGACCAGTTTCTCCTCAACTACCCCTCAGAGTCAGAAGTCGGTGAGTCCACACACCCATCCAGCATCAACACCAGCATTCAAGAGGACTTTAAGGAcatgacagcagctgtgaaaaAGCTCAGAGATCATCTACAGGATGTTTTGAGGGGCACTTGCACAAACACCTCACCGACAGTCCCTCAACCAGATGTTCTTCTGccacaaccagaaccagaactaaaGACCAGAGCTGAACTCTTACAATATTTACGACAAATCactctggatccaaacacagcacacaAATGTCTGTTATTATCTGAAGGAAACAGTAAAGTAGCAGTAATGGATCAACGTCAGTCTTATCCTGATCATCCGGACAGATTCACAGACTGTTATCAGGTCCTGAGCAGagagagtctgactggacgttgttactgggaggtggagtggagaggaggattCATAGCAGCAGTTTCATACAAGAATATCAGCAGAACTGGGAGCTTGAATGACTGTGACTTTGGGTACAATGACAAATCTTGGTCTGTCCAATGTGACACCAACAGTTATTCATTTTGCTACAACAACAGCAGAACCTTCATCTCAGGTCCTCCTTCCTCCAGAGTTGGAGTTTATCTGGATCACAGTGCAGGTATTCTGTCTTTCTACAGCGTCTCTGAAACCGTGactctcctccacagagtccagaccacattcaGTCAGCCGCTACATGCTGGAGTTCGACTTTACATTCGTGGCTCCACTGCAAAGTTCATCGATTATTGtaaactgtaa
- the gpd2 gene encoding glycerol-3-phosphate dehydrogenase, mitochondrial isoform X1, producing MAFRKALKRTAVVGGGAVAAAFGLSQLIEYRKTQARLAHVAAEAELKVPFADELPTRQAQLAALKNTEEFDVLVVGGGATGAGCALDAVTRNLKTALVERNDFSSGTSSRSTKLIHGGVRYLQKAIMQLDYEQYMMVKEALHERANLLEIAPHLSAPLPIMLPVYKWWQLPYYWAGIKMYDLVAGIQCLKSSYVLSKTKALELFPMLKKDKLVGAIVYYDGQHNDARMNLAIALSAARYGAAVANYTEVVHLLKTKDQQTGVEKVCGARCRDVITGQEFDVKAKCVINATGPFTDALRKMDNQKTQNICQPSAGVHIVIPGYYSPDNMGLLDPATSDGRVIFFLPWEKMTIAGTTDTPTNVTAHPIPGEDDINFILREVRNYLSPDVEVRRGDVLAAWSGIRPLVTDPSSKDTQSICRNHIVSISDSGLVTIAGGKWTTYRSMAEETLDAAVKALGLSAESCKTVGLMLEGAKGWTPTLYIRLVQDYGLENEVAQHLAATYGGKAFDVAKMAQVTGQRWPIVGKRLVSEFPYIEGEVLYAIKEYACTAIDVIARRTRLGFLNVQAADEALPRIVQIMGKELDWSQERRTAELEAAKKFLYHEMGYRSRSEQLTKTSEINLDYQEVIRYKKRFHKFDKESKGFITTVDVQQVLESINVHIDENSLHEILNEVDLNKNGQVEIDEFLQLMSAVKKGQVSDSRLAILMKTAEETLDKRGPVTVDRSGGGV from the exons ATGGCGTTCAGGAAGGCTCTGAAACGGACGGCGGTGGTCGGCGGCGGGGCGGTCGCCGCTGCGTTCGGCCTGTCGCAGCTCATCGAGTACAGAAAGACGCAG GCCCGGTTGGCCCACGTGGCTGCAGAAGCAGAGCTGAAGGTTCCCTTCGCCGATGAGCTCCCGACCCGACAGGCTCAGCTGGCGGCGCTGAAGAACACCGAGGAGTTTGACGTGCTGGTGGTCGGAGGAGGAGCGACGGGCGCCGGATGTGCCTTAGACGCCGTCACTCGCA ACCTCAAGACTGCCCTCGTAGAGAGAAATGACTTCTCTTCGGGTACCAGCAGCCGAAGCACCAAACTCATCCACGGCGGCGTGCGCTACCTCCAGAAGGCCATCATGCAGCTGGACTACGAGCAG TACATGATGGTGAAAGAAGCCCTACACGAGCGAGCCAACCTGCTGGAGATCGCTCCTCACCTCTCAGCGCCGCTGCCCATCATGCTGCCCGTTTACAA ATGGTGGCAGTTGCCTTACTACTGGGCAGGGATCAAGATGTACGACCTGGTGGCCGGGATCCAGTGCCTGAAGAGCAGCTACGTCCTCAGTAAGACCAAAGCCCTGGAGCTGTTCCCCATGTTGAAGAAGGACAAGCTGGTGGGAGCCATCGTCTACTACGACG GGCAGCACAATGACGCCCGTATGAACCTCGCCATCGCCCTCAGCGCCGCCCGCTACGGCGCCGCCGTCGCTAACTACACCGAGGTGGTTCACCTGCTGAAGACGAAAGACCAACAGACTGGCGTCGAGAAGGTTTGTGGAGCTCGCTGCAGGGATGTCATCACAG GGCAGGAGTTCGACGTGAAGGCCAAGTGTGTGATCAACGCCACCGGACCGTTCAccgacgctctgaggaagatgGACAACCAGAAAACCCAGAACATCTGCCAGCCGAGCGCCGGCGTCCACATCGTCATCCCGGGTTACTACAG TCCTGACAACATGGGTCTGCTGGATCCGGCCACCAGCGACGGCCGCGTCATCTTCTTCCTGCCCTGGGAGAAGATGACCATCGCCGGGACGACCGACACCCCCACCAACGTGACGGCGCATCCCATCCCCGGAGAGGACGACATCAACTTCATCCTGAGGGAGGTTCGCAACTACCTCAGCCCTGATGTCGAAG TGCGAAGAGGAGACGTTCTGGCGGCGTGGAGCGGCATCCGTCCTCTGGTGACCGACCCGAGCTCCAAAGACACCCAGTCCATCTGCAGGAACCACATCGTCAGCATCAGCGACAGCGGACTGGTCACCATCGCCG GTGGGAAGTGGACGACCTACAGGTCCATGGCCGAGGAGACGCTGGACGCCGCCGTTAAAGCTCTGGGACTGTCAGCCGAGTCCTGCAAGACGGTGGGTTTGATGCTGGAAGGAGCGAAGGGATGGACGCCAACGCTCTACATCCGCCTGGTGCAGGACTACGGCCTGGAGAACGAG GTCGCCCAGCATTTGGCCGCGACGTACGGAGGGAAGGCGTTCGACGTCGCCAAAATGGCTCAAGTCACCGGACAGCGGTGGCCGATTGTCGGGAAGAGGCTGGTGTCTGAATTTCCGTACATCGAGGGCGAG GTTCTGTACGCCATCAAGGAGTACGCCTGCACCGCCATCGACGTCATCGCCCGGCGAACTCGCCTCGGCTTCCTGAACGTGCAGGCAGCCGACGAAGCGCTGCCTCGCATCGTCCAGATTATGGGCAAAGAGCTGGACTGGAGTCAGGAGAGGAGGACG GCGGAGCTCGAGGCGGCGAAGAAGTTTTTGTACCATGAGATGGGCTACAGGTCTCGATCTGAGCAGCTCACCAAGACGTCAGAGATCAACCTGGACTACCAGGAGGTCATCAG GTACAAGAAACGCTTCCACAAGTTTGACAAAGAGAGCAAAGGATTCATCACCACTgtggacgtgcagcaggttttAGAG aGCATCAATGTCCACATCGACGAAAACTCTCTCCATGAAATCCTTAATGAGGTGGACCTCAACAAGAACGGTCAGGTCGAGATTGACGAGTTCCTGCAG CTGATGAGCGCCGTGAAGAAGGGACAAGTGTCGGACAGCCGCCTGGCCATCCTGATGAAAACAGCCGAGGAGACTCTGGATAAGAGAGGCCCAGTGACGGTGGACCGGAGCGGGGGCGgagtctga
- the gpd2 gene encoding glycerol-3-phosphate dehydrogenase, mitochondrial isoform X3, with protein MQLDYEQYMMVKEALHERANLLEIAPHLSAPLPIMLPVYKWWQLPYYWAGIKMYDLVAGIQCLKSSYVLSKTKALELFPMLKKDKLVGAIVYYDGQHNDARMNLAIALSAARYGAAVANYTEVVHLLKTKDQQTGVEKVCGARCRDVITGQEFDVKAKCVINATGPFTDALRKMDNQKTQNICQPSAGVHIVIPGYYSPDNMGLLDPATSDGRVIFFLPWEKMTIAGTTDTPTNVTAHPIPGEDDINFILREVRNYLSPDVEVRRGDVLAAWSGIRPLVTDPSSKDTQSICRNHIVSISDSGLVTIAGGKWTTYRSMAEETLDAAVKALGLSAESCKTVGLMLEGAKGWTPTLYIRLVQDYGLENEVAQHLAATYGGKAFDVAKMAQVTGQRWPIVGKRLVSEFPYIEGEVLYAIKEYACTAIDVIARRTRLGFLNVQAADEALPRIVQIMGKELDWSQERRTAELEAAKKFLYHEMGYRSRSEQLTKTSEINLDYQEVIRYKKRFHKFDKESKGFITTVDVQQVLESINVHIDENSLHEILNEVDLNKNGQVEIDEFLQLMSAVKKGQVSDSRLAILMKTAEETLDKRGPVTVDRSGGGV; from the exons ATGCAGCTGGACTACGAGCAG TACATGATGGTGAAAGAAGCCCTACACGAGCGAGCCAACCTGCTGGAGATCGCTCCTCACCTCTCAGCGCCGCTGCCCATCATGCTGCCCGTTTACAA ATGGTGGCAGTTGCCTTACTACTGGGCAGGGATCAAGATGTACGACCTGGTGGCCGGGATCCAGTGCCTGAAGAGCAGCTACGTCCTCAGTAAGACCAAAGCCCTGGAGCTGTTCCCCATGTTGAAGAAGGACAAGCTGGTGGGAGCCATCGTCTACTACGACG GGCAGCACAATGACGCCCGTATGAACCTCGCCATCGCCCTCAGCGCCGCCCGCTACGGCGCCGCCGTCGCTAACTACACCGAGGTGGTTCACCTGCTGAAGACGAAAGACCAACAGACTGGCGTCGAGAAGGTTTGTGGAGCTCGCTGCAGGGATGTCATCACAG GGCAGGAGTTCGACGTGAAGGCCAAGTGTGTGATCAACGCCACCGGACCGTTCAccgacgctctgaggaagatgGACAACCAGAAAACCCAGAACATCTGCCAGCCGAGCGCCGGCGTCCACATCGTCATCCCGGGTTACTACAG TCCTGACAACATGGGTCTGCTGGATCCGGCCACCAGCGACGGCCGCGTCATCTTCTTCCTGCCCTGGGAGAAGATGACCATCGCCGGGACGACCGACACCCCCACCAACGTGACGGCGCATCCCATCCCCGGAGAGGACGACATCAACTTCATCCTGAGGGAGGTTCGCAACTACCTCAGCCCTGATGTCGAAG TGCGAAGAGGAGACGTTCTGGCGGCGTGGAGCGGCATCCGTCCTCTGGTGACCGACCCGAGCTCCAAAGACACCCAGTCCATCTGCAGGAACCACATCGTCAGCATCAGCGACAGCGGACTGGTCACCATCGCCG GTGGGAAGTGGACGACCTACAGGTCCATGGCCGAGGAGACGCTGGACGCCGCCGTTAAAGCTCTGGGACTGTCAGCCGAGTCCTGCAAGACGGTGGGTTTGATGCTGGAAGGAGCGAAGGGATGGACGCCAACGCTCTACATCCGCCTGGTGCAGGACTACGGCCTGGAGAACGAG GTCGCCCAGCATTTGGCCGCGACGTACGGAGGGAAGGCGTTCGACGTCGCCAAAATGGCTCAAGTCACCGGACAGCGGTGGCCGATTGTCGGGAAGAGGCTGGTGTCTGAATTTCCGTACATCGAGGGCGAG GTTCTGTACGCCATCAAGGAGTACGCCTGCACCGCCATCGACGTCATCGCCCGGCGAACTCGCCTCGGCTTCCTGAACGTGCAGGCAGCCGACGAAGCGCTGCCTCGCATCGTCCAGATTATGGGCAAAGAGCTGGACTGGAGTCAGGAGAGGAGGACG GCGGAGCTCGAGGCGGCGAAGAAGTTTTTGTACCATGAGATGGGCTACAGGTCTCGATCTGAGCAGCTCACCAAGACGTCAGAGATCAACCTGGACTACCAGGAGGTCATCAG GTACAAGAAACGCTTCCACAAGTTTGACAAAGAGAGCAAAGGATTCATCACCACTgtggacgtgcagcaggttttAGAG aGCATCAATGTCCACATCGACGAAAACTCTCTCCATGAAATCCTTAATGAGGTGGACCTCAACAAGAACGGTCAGGTCGAGATTGACGAGTTCCTGCAG CTGATGAGCGCCGTGAAGAAGGGACAAGTGTCGGACAGCCGCCTGGCCATCCTGATGAAAACAGCCGAGGAGACTCTGGATAAGAGAGGCCCAGTGACGGTGGACCGGAGCGGGGGCGgagtctga
- the gpd2 gene encoding glycerol-3-phosphate dehydrogenase, mitochondrial isoform X2 has translation MAFRKALKRTAVVGGGAVAAAFGLSQLIEYRKTQARLAHVAAEAELKVPFADELPTRQAQLAALKNTEEFDVLVVGGGATGAGCALDAVTRNLKTALVERNDFSSGTSSRSTKLIHGGVRYLQKAIMQLDYEQYMMVKEALHERANLLEIAPHLSAPLPIMLPVYKWWQLPYYWAGIKMYDLVAGIQCLKSSYVLSKTKALELFPMLKKDKLVGAIVYYDGQHNDARMNLAIALSAARYGAAVANYTEVVHLLKTKDQQTGVEKVCGARCRDVITGQEFDVKAKCVINATGPFTDALRKMDNQKTQNICQPSAGVHIVIPGYYSPDNMGLLDPATSDGRVIFFLPWEKMTIAGTTDTPTNVTAHPIPGEDDINFILREVRNYLSPDVEVRRGDVLAAWSGIRPLVTDPSSKDTQSICRNHIVSISDSGLVTIAGGKWTTYRSMAEETLDAAVKALGLSAESCKTVGLMLEGAKGWTPTLYIRLVQDYGLENEVAQHLAATYGGKAFDVAKMAQVTGQRWPIVGKRLVSEFPYIEGEVLYAIKEYACTAIDVIARRTRLGFLNVQAADEALPRIVQIMGKELDWSQERRTAELEAAKKFLYHEMGYRSRSEQLTKTSEINLDYQEVIRYKKRFHKFDKESKGFITTVDVQQVLESINVHIDENSLHEILNEVDLNKNGQVEIDEFLQMKRRTTQSDESLTFLRLLSYNHVLCCSLCS, from the exons ATGGCGTTCAGGAAGGCTCTGAAACGGACGGCGGTGGTCGGCGGCGGGGCGGTCGCCGCTGCGTTCGGCCTGTCGCAGCTCATCGAGTACAGAAAGACGCAG GCCCGGTTGGCCCACGTGGCTGCAGAAGCAGAGCTGAAGGTTCCCTTCGCCGATGAGCTCCCGACCCGACAGGCTCAGCTGGCGGCGCTGAAGAACACCGAGGAGTTTGACGTGCTGGTGGTCGGAGGAGGAGCGACGGGCGCCGGATGTGCCTTAGACGCCGTCACTCGCA ACCTCAAGACTGCCCTCGTAGAGAGAAATGACTTCTCTTCGGGTACCAGCAGCCGAAGCACCAAACTCATCCACGGCGGCGTGCGCTACCTCCAGAAGGCCATCATGCAGCTGGACTACGAGCAG TACATGATGGTGAAAGAAGCCCTACACGAGCGAGCCAACCTGCTGGAGATCGCTCCTCACCTCTCAGCGCCGCTGCCCATCATGCTGCCCGTTTACAA ATGGTGGCAGTTGCCTTACTACTGGGCAGGGATCAAGATGTACGACCTGGTGGCCGGGATCCAGTGCCTGAAGAGCAGCTACGTCCTCAGTAAGACCAAAGCCCTGGAGCTGTTCCCCATGTTGAAGAAGGACAAGCTGGTGGGAGCCATCGTCTACTACGACG GGCAGCACAATGACGCCCGTATGAACCTCGCCATCGCCCTCAGCGCCGCCCGCTACGGCGCCGCCGTCGCTAACTACACCGAGGTGGTTCACCTGCTGAAGACGAAAGACCAACAGACTGGCGTCGAGAAGGTTTGTGGAGCTCGCTGCAGGGATGTCATCACAG GGCAGGAGTTCGACGTGAAGGCCAAGTGTGTGATCAACGCCACCGGACCGTTCAccgacgctctgaggaagatgGACAACCAGAAAACCCAGAACATCTGCCAGCCGAGCGCCGGCGTCCACATCGTCATCCCGGGTTACTACAG TCCTGACAACATGGGTCTGCTGGATCCGGCCACCAGCGACGGCCGCGTCATCTTCTTCCTGCCCTGGGAGAAGATGACCATCGCCGGGACGACCGACACCCCCACCAACGTGACGGCGCATCCCATCCCCGGAGAGGACGACATCAACTTCATCCTGAGGGAGGTTCGCAACTACCTCAGCCCTGATGTCGAAG TGCGAAGAGGAGACGTTCTGGCGGCGTGGAGCGGCATCCGTCCTCTGGTGACCGACCCGAGCTCCAAAGACACCCAGTCCATCTGCAGGAACCACATCGTCAGCATCAGCGACAGCGGACTGGTCACCATCGCCG GTGGGAAGTGGACGACCTACAGGTCCATGGCCGAGGAGACGCTGGACGCCGCCGTTAAAGCTCTGGGACTGTCAGCCGAGTCCTGCAAGACGGTGGGTTTGATGCTGGAAGGAGCGAAGGGATGGACGCCAACGCTCTACATCCGCCTGGTGCAGGACTACGGCCTGGAGAACGAG GTCGCCCAGCATTTGGCCGCGACGTACGGAGGGAAGGCGTTCGACGTCGCCAAAATGGCTCAAGTCACCGGACAGCGGTGGCCGATTGTCGGGAAGAGGCTGGTGTCTGAATTTCCGTACATCGAGGGCGAG GTTCTGTACGCCATCAAGGAGTACGCCTGCACCGCCATCGACGTCATCGCCCGGCGAACTCGCCTCGGCTTCCTGAACGTGCAGGCAGCCGACGAAGCGCTGCCTCGCATCGTCCAGATTATGGGCAAAGAGCTGGACTGGAGTCAGGAGAGGAGGACG GCGGAGCTCGAGGCGGCGAAGAAGTTTTTGTACCATGAGATGGGCTACAGGTCTCGATCTGAGCAGCTCACCAAGACGTCAGAGATCAACCTGGACTACCAGGAGGTCATCAG GTACAAGAAACGCTTCCACAAGTTTGACAAAGAGAGCAAAGGATTCATCACCACTgtggacgtgcagcaggttttAGAG aGCATCAATGTCCACATCGACGAAAACTCTCTCCATGAAATCCTTAATGAGGTGGACCTCAACAAGAACGGTCAGGTCGAGATTGACGAGTTCCTGCAG atgaAAAGGAGGACGACTCAGTCTGACGAGTCGTTAACCTTTTTAAGGCTGTTGTCGTACAACCATGTCCTCTGCTGTTCCCTCTGCAGCTGA